A window of Methanobacterium sp. contains these coding sequences:
- a CDS encoding carboxymuconolactone decarboxylase family protein: protein MNQNPYELFQKECPEVAARFNDLIEAQKSLEGLDAKTKQLINIAIQTANRNQRGVQMHAMMAKKEGATHEEVIGAVVLNLHHSGLASVIECLPAAIDGFEGKF, encoded by the coding sequence ATGAATCAAAATCCCTATGAATTATTTCAAAAAGAGTGTCCAGAAGTTGCAGCACGCTTTAATGACCTTATAGAAGCTCAAAAATCATTAGAAGGTCTTGATGCTAAAACAAAGCAGTTAATCAATATTGCCATTCAGACGGCGAATAGAAATCAAAGAGGTGTGCAGATGCATGCCATGATGGCTAAAAAAGAAGGTGCAACCCATGAAGAAGTTATAGGTGCAGTAGTTTTGAATTTGCACCATTCAGGACTTGCATCAGTAATTGAATGCCTACCCGCTGCAATTGATGGTTTTGAAGGTAAATTTTAA
- a CDS encoding NAD(P)/FAD-dependent oxidoreductase — protein sequence MECDVVIIGAGPAGLLAASRLADKLKVIIIDKGKGIEERKCISLGKGTCMQCSPCNITGGLGGAGGLSDGKLNLRPDIGGNLEEFVSSDEAWDIIKEIDEFFLKHGAPDEIYAPSEDDISGILRKSAAAGIKFIPIVQRHIGSDKTPQVINSIRKEIEEMGAKFLLETEVLNIIADKNVKGVSIREKDGNEFEIKCNYIVAAPGRVGAYWLSDQLKKLKISIRYNPVDIGVRIEVPHIVMDSITSINWDPKFHITTKTYDDFVRTFCTCPKGFIVEEVYEGFVGVNGHSMRGKMSLNTNFAFLVRVELTKPTENTSAYAFSIASIANILGSGKPIIQRLGDLKRGRRSTWKRIEKSNVSPTFKNVIPGDIAMAFPNRLVIDIIEGLEALNQVIPGVATDSTLLYAPEIKLYAMRAEVNRGLETPVRGLYVAGDGAGVSRGIVGAAATGIIAANNILKGLGL from the coding sequence ATGGAATGCGATGTCGTAATAATTGGTGCAGGCCCGGCAGGTCTATTAGCCGCATCCAGATTAGCGGATAAACTTAAAGTAATAATAATTGATAAGGGAAAAGGAATAGAAGAAAGGAAATGCATTTCTCTTGGAAAAGGGACCTGTATGCAATGTTCACCATGTAATATAACGGGAGGTCTTGGAGGCGCTGGCGGGCTTTCAGATGGTAAACTGAATTTAAGACCAGACATTGGAGGCAACCTTGAAGAATTTGTAAGCAGCGATGAAGCATGGGATATAATAAAGGAAATAGATGAATTTTTTTTAAAGCACGGGGCACCTGATGAAATTTATGCACCTTCTGAGGATGATATATCTGGAATTTTAAGGAAATCCGCAGCTGCAGGAATTAAATTCATTCCAATAGTTCAAAGACACATCGGGTCTGATAAAACGCCTCAGGTTATTAATTCCATAAGAAAAGAAATTGAAGAAATGGGGGCAAAATTCTTACTTGAAACAGAAGTCCTGAATATAATTGCTGATAAAAATGTAAAAGGAGTTTCAATCAGAGAAAAAGATGGAAATGAGTTTGAAATAAAATGTAATTACATAGTAGCTGCCCCTGGACGTGTTGGGGCCTACTGGCTTTCAGATCAGCTTAAAAAACTTAAAATTTCTATAAGATATAATCCTGTGGATATTGGAGTTAGAATTGAAGTTCCCCACATAGTAATGGATTCAATAACCAGTATAAACTGGGATCCAAAATTCCATATAACAACAAAAACTTATGATGACTTTGTAAGAACATTCTGCACATGTCCTAAAGGTTTTATTGTAGAAGAAGTATATGAAGGTTTTGTAGGTGTAAATGGACATTCAATGCGTGGAAAAATGTCTTTAAATACTAATTTTGCATTTTTGGTTAGGGTGGAACTTACTAAACCTACCGAAAACACATCTGCATATGCATTTTCAATTGCAAGTATTGCCAATATTCTTGGAAGTGGAAAACCAATAATTCAGAGGCTTGGAGATCTTAAAAGAGGAAGAAGATCAACATGGAAACGCATCGAAAAGAGCAATGTATCTCCAACATTTAAAAATGTAATTCCCGGAGATATTGCGATGGCATTTCCAAACAGACTCGTTATTGATATTATAGAAGGGCTTGAAGCATTAAATCAGGTTATTCCAGGAGTTGCAACTGACTCAACACTTCTTTATGCTCCGGAGATAAAACTTTATGCAATGAGGGCAGAAGTAAATCGCGGTCTTGAAACTCCTGTAAGGGGACTTTATGTGGCTGGAGATGGCGCTGGTGTTTCAAGGGGAATTGTTGGCGCAGCAGCAACTGGCATAATAGCAGCCAATAATATTTTAAAGGGACTGGGCCTATAG
- the rsmA gene encoding 16S rRNA (adenine(1518)-N(6)/adenine(1519)-N(6))-dimethyltransferase RsmA gives MLSRETLKILKENNIRLDKRKGQNYLVDSNILAKIIEYSEISPDDVILEIGAGIGTLTIPLSKKAKKVIAIEQDQKIAAILEKRLENLDISNVAVLAADATKIDFPEFNKVVSNLPYKISSPITFKLLKYDFDYAILMYQLEFAQRMIAKPGDSNYSRLSLMLHFCGDVELLFEVSKHCFFPQPKISSAVIKLVPNKKAEVDEFFIKTSRALFQHKKKKVRNALLDSFHEIADVDKKEAKEIVSKLDPHLLSERVVKLDPEDVILISEELKLLVKK, from the coding sequence ATGTTAAGTAGAGAAACCCTAAAAATACTGAAAGAGAATAATATAAGACTAGATAAACGAAAAGGGCAAAATTACTTGGTAGATTCTAATATACTCGCCAAAATCATTGAATACTCAGAGATATCTCCTGATGATGTTATACTGGAGATTGGGGCAGGTATTGGGACTCTTACAATTCCACTTTCTAAGAAAGCAAAGAAAGTGATAGCCATAGAGCAGGACCAGAAAATTGCTGCTATTTTAGAAAAAAGGCTTGAAAACCTTGATATCTCGAATGTAGCTGTGTTAGCTGCTGATGCGACTAAAATTGACTTTCCAGAATTTAACAAGGTTGTATCCAATCTGCCCTACAAAATTTCATCGCCAATTACTTTTAAACTGCTGAAATATGACTTTGATTATGCAATACTTATGTACCAACTTGAATTTGCCCAAAGAATGATCGCAAAGCCAGGTGATTCTAATTATTCACGATTATCACTGATGTTACACTTTTGTGGAGATGTTGAACTCCTTTTTGAAGTTTCAAAGCATTGTTTTTTTCCCCAACCAAAAATATCATCTGCTGTTATTAAATTAGTTCCGAATAAAAAAGCAGAAGTTGATGAATTCTTTATCAAGACTTCAAGGGCGCTTTTCCAGCATAAAAAGAAAAAAGTTAGAAATGCTTTACTGGATTCGTTCCATGAAATTGCTGATGTGGATAAAAAAGAAGCTAAAGAAATAGTTTCAAAATTGGATCCTCATTTATTGAGTGAGAGGGTTGTGAAGCTGGATCCTGAAGATGTTATATTAATTTCTGAGGAATTGAAATTATTAGTGAAAAAATAA
- a CDS encoding class I SAM-dependent methyltransferase, protein MLEYKGLVIYKHPKVYEPAEDTFLLVENLDIKRSDDVLEIGTGTGLVAVYAAQRSRNVVATDINDYALQCAVKNTITNRTYNVELRKGSLFEPVKDEKFDLILFNTPYLPTGEDEKLDEELNAAWDGGSGGRDTIDQFLNELKAHLKPNGRVQLVQSSLSDNEKTLAKLEELGFDAEITASEKCFFEEIVVITGKLK, encoded by the coding sequence ATGCTTGAATACAAAGGACTGGTCATTTACAAACATCCGAAGGTATATGAACCTGCTGAAGACACTTTTTTACTTGTAGAAAACTTAGATATCAAAAGAAGCGATGATGTACTCGAGATAGGAACAGGTACTGGGCTTGTAGCAGTTTATGCAGCTCAAAGATCAAGAAACGTGGTTGCAACAGATATTAATGATTATGCACTTCAATGTGCTGTGAAAAACACCATTACCAACCGAACATACAATGTAGAATTAAGGAAAGGAAGTCTCTTTGAACCAGTTAAAGATGAAAAATTCGATTTAATTTTATTTAACACTCCATACCTTCCTACCGGAGAAGATGAAAAGCTTGATGAAGAACTTAATGCTGCATGGGATGGAGGATCAGGGGGAAGAGACACCATAGATCAATTCCTTAATGAATTAAAAGCCCATCTAAAACCAAATGGCCGTGTTCAGCTTGTTCAGTCTTCTCTATCAGATAATGAAAAGACACTTGCTAAATTAGAAGAACTTGGTTTTGATGCTGAGATTACGGCCAGTGAGAAATGCTTTTTTGAAGAGATTGTGGTTATTACCGGGAAGTTAAAATAA
- a CDS encoding cupin domain-containing protein yields MIIRDIKKCNYFKSLDKTTICELLHPKNENGCLEIDYSIAHAILKVGESSLIHKLKNSVEVYYILEGKGIMHINDEEEEVRPGQVIYIPPDSKQYIENVGNKELKFLCIVYPMWNEEDEELIK; encoded by the coding sequence ATGATTATAAGAGACATTAAGAAATGCAATTATTTTAAATCTCTGGATAAAACTACCATATGTGAGTTATTACATCCTAAAAATGAAAATGGATGTTTAGAAATAGATTACAGTATCGCCCATGCGATTTTAAAGGTGGGAGAATCTTCACTTATCCATAAACTTAAAAATTCAGTTGAAGTGTACTACATTCTTGAAGGTAAGGGCATTATGCATATAAATGATGAAGAGGAAGAAGTTCGGCCAGGCCAGGTGATATATATCCCTCCAGATTCAAAACAATACATTGAAAATGTTGGAAATAAAGAATTAAAATTTCTATGTATCGTTTATCCAATGTGGAACGAGGAAGACGAAGAACTTATAAAATGA
- a CDS encoding chitobiase/beta-hexosaminidase C-terminal domain-containing protein has product MKKILGMTLFLLMVFSLINVSFATYLGGTSYGYVEKEIYGNLNSNQTIVLIVGVHPQENGIHTAIANALAGKSENLSKRYVIYKVHVTQNANDYSAGRMNGQLLAQQFVVPDVSSEKPMLVVDNHENHGSNSGYTYYRFFYPISNTEITKIYTNQIISAMPLPVYYPPNPTSTKYVTVPIANKGIPTIIYETYISDSAAKKTSDANALIDALDKKVINIPTVKSNPSGGLFNTPKIVTLTISKNGTIYYTTDGTTPTNESNEYTDPISISSTTTLKFIGVDDEGKESPIYTQTYTIDRTVPTLISTNPKNGAIKVSRTGTISIKFSENVKTSINWSKVVIKNRFGRTVSRSKWVSGNTLYIKTYKRTRYSYYTVYIPASAVKDNAGNNLATSYVFKFKTGKY; this is encoded by the coding sequence ATGAAAAAGATATTAGGAATGACTTTATTCCTGTTAATGGTATTTTCATTAATAAATGTCAGTTTCGCTACCTATTTAGGGGGAACTTCTTATGGCTATGTGGAAAAAGAGATTTACGGAAATCTGAATTCTAACCAGACCATAGTGCTTATAGTCGGCGTGCATCCACAGGAAAATGGAATACATACTGCTATTGCTAATGCTTTGGCAGGAAAGTCCGAAAACCTCTCTAAAAGATATGTTATTTATAAAGTTCATGTAACCCAAAATGCCAATGATTACAGTGCAGGTAGGATGAATGGACAATTATTAGCTCAACAATTCGTAGTTCCTGATGTTTCAAGTGAAAAACCAATGTTAGTTGTAGATAATCATGAAAATCATGGCTCAAACAGTGGATACACCTATTACAGATTTTTTTATCCAATCTCTAACACTGAAATAACAAAAATATATACAAATCAAATAATTAGTGCAATGCCATTACCAGTTTACTATCCTCCAAATCCAACAAGTACAAAATATGTAACTGTACCTATTGCAAATAAAGGAATACCCACCATAATTTATGAAACTTACATATCAGATTCAGCAGCTAAGAAAACATCCGATGCAAACGCCCTTATTGATGCATTAGATAAAAAAGTTATTAATATACCGACAGTTAAATCTAATCCATCTGGAGGCTTATTTAACACTCCAAAGATCGTTACTTTAACAATAAGTAAAAATGGTACTATTTATTACACTACAGATGGAACTACCCCTACCAATGAAAGTAATGAATATACAGATCCAATCTCAATATCATCTACAACTACATTGAAATTTATTGGAGTGGATGATGAGGGCAAAGAATCTCCTATTTACACGCAAACTTACACCATCGATAGAACTGTTCCAACATTGATTTCAACAAATCCAAAAAATGGCGCTATAAAGGTTTCAAGAACTGGCACTATTTCCATTAAATTCAGTGAAAATGTTAAAACAAGTATCAACTGGTCTAAAGTAGTAATTAAAAACAGGTTTGGACGAACAGTTTCCAGAAGTAAATGGGTTTCAGGAAACACACTTTACATAAAAACCTATAAAAGAACCAGGTATTCGTATTATACAGTATACATTCCAGCATCAGCAGTAAAAGACAATGCTGGCAATAACCTTGCTACATCATATGTTTTTAAATTCAAAACAGGGAAATATTAA
- the cbiE gene encoding precorrin-6y C5,15-methyltransferase (decarboxylating) subunit CbiE — MSKLYIVGIGPGSKEYLTQIAVSTVSSVDVVIGSKRALDLFDIEVQKFELNAKNMKDMMKRSITMVQDGKKVAILSTGDPGFSGILKPILGLNPDIDIEVIPGISSVQLCAAKLKIPWDESDIVTMHGKGINKGIMDLIDNGKPTIILPNFKPSELADFLIENGVNEGRKVAICEKLSYDDEKIVEMSLKDILSEDFSYMCVMVVY; from the coding sequence ATGTCAAAGCTGTATATAGTGGGGATAGGGCCAGGATCAAAAGAATATTTGACACAAATCGCGGTTAGCACTGTTTCATCTGTTGATGTGGTTATTGGAAGTAAAAGAGCGCTTGATCTCTTTGATATTGAAGTTCAGAAATTTGAACTGAACGCAAAAAACATGAAGGACATGATGAAACGGTCAATCACAATGGTACAGGATGGAAAAAAAGTTGCGATACTTTCAACTGGAGATCCCGGGTTTTCAGGTATTTTAAAGCCAATTCTAGGTTTAAATCCAGATATTGATATTGAAGTTATTCCAGGAATCAGTTCTGTCCAGTTATGCGCTGCAAAACTTAAAATACCATGGGATGAGTCAGATATAGTCACAATGCATGGAAAAGGTATTAATAAAGGAATAATGGATCTTATTGATAATGGTAAACCAACAATAATTCTTCCAAACTTTAAACCCTCAGAACTCGCTGATTTTTTAATTGAAAACGGCGTTAATGAAGGAAGAAAAGTCGCGATTTGTGAGAAACTCAGTTATGATGATGAAAAAATAGTTGAAATGTCTTTAAAGGATATTTTATCTGAAGATTTCAGTTATATGTGTGTTATGGTTGTTTATTAA
- a CDS encoding redox-regulated ATPase YchF, whose translation MLEIGVTGKPNVGKSSFFNSATLSGVEVASYPFTTIDANKAVAYVISKCPCTELELTCNPQNSKCVQGKRMIPVELIDVAGLVPGAHEGRGLGNKFLDELRQSRVLIHIIDASGSTDEEGRPVEAGSHDPLDDVEFLEHEITMWLFGILKKNWSKLIRKYLSEKLDFSKIIHEQFSGIGISLEDIIEAKREVPSEYHTWEDEDIQKFLSVLLRIAKPMLIVANKADLPTAEENIKRLQEKYENVIPASAESELALVRASEAGLIKYTSGDDDFEILDESKLSEAQIKALNYIKEHVLKKYGSTGVQEALNRAIFDLLDMIVVFPVEDEHKMCDSKGNILPDAILIKSGAKPRDLAFVIHTDIGESFMHAMDARSCRRVSSDYELKSGDIISIVCR comes from the coding sequence ATGCTCGAAATAGGCGTGACAGGAAAACCAAACGTAGGAAAATCATCATTTTTTAATTCAGCGACTTTATCCGGAGTTGAAGTTGCAAGTTATCCATTTACAACAATTGATGCAAATAAAGCAGTTGCCTATGTAATATCAAAGTGCCCGTGCACAGAACTGGAACTCACATGCAATCCGCAGAATTCAAAATGTGTTCAGGGAAAAAGAATGATTCCTGTTGAACTCATTGACGTTGCAGGGCTGGTTCCAGGAGCTCATGAAGGAAGAGGGCTTGGAAATAAATTTTTAGATGAATTACGGCAATCAAGAGTTTTAATACATATTATTGATGCTTCAGGCTCTACTGACGAGGAGGGAAGACCTGTTGAGGCAGGATCACATGATCCGCTTGATGATGTTGAATTTTTAGAGCATGAAATAACCATGTGGCTCTTCGGAATATTGAAGAAAAACTGGAGCAAATTAATACGAAAATACCTCTCAGAAAAGCTTGATTTCTCTAAAATAATACATGAACAGTTCAGTGGAATCGGAATATCATTGGAAGATATTATTGAGGCAAAAAGAGAAGTTCCATCAGAATACCACACATGGGAAGATGAAGATATTCAGAAATTTTTAAGTGTTTTACTCCGCATAGCCAAACCAATGCTTATAGTTGCAAATAAGGCAGATCTCCCTACAGCTGAAGAAAACATTAAAAGATTGCAGGAAAAATATGAAAATGTTATTCCAGCATCTGCAGAATCAGAATTAGCTCTTGTAAGGGCATCAGAAGCAGGTTTGATAAAATACACCTCTGGTGATGATGATTTTGAGATTTTGGATGAATCAAAATTAAGTGAAGCCCAGATAAAGGCCCTTAATTACATTAAAGAACATGTTCTTAAAAAATATGGCAGTACCGGAGTTCAGGAAGCTTTAAATAGAGCAATTTTCGATTTATTAGATATGATCGTTGTTTTCCCGGTTGAAGACGAGCATAAAATGTGTGATAGTAAAGGAAATATTCTTCCAGATGCAATCCTAATAAAATCAGGGGCAAAGCCGCGTGATTTAGCATTTGTAATTCATACTGATATTGGTGAGAGCTTTATGCATGCTATGGATGCCCGTAGCTGCAGAAGAGTGAGTAGTGACTATGAGCTAAAAAGCGGAGATATTATAAGTATTGTTTGCAGATAA
- a CDS encoding cation-transporting P-type ATPase — protein sequence MDQNSPSSEELDIFKLSPEEVYSNLGTSKEGISEAEAEKRLEIYGPNQIEEFKQKPLIFKFLENFYNILALLLWAASVLAFIAGIFQLGFAIIGVIVINALFSFWQEYEAEKATEALKKILPSTAKVIREGKESKILASSLVPGDIIVLEEGDNISADSRLVEAFQLKVDNSTLTGESRPVRKESEGMSGENHSFVEMHNLVFAGTSVAAGSGKAVVFATGTKTEFNKIATLTQSVKEVQSPLQKEISKLARMIAAIAILMGFTLFMVNVFVIDFPLELAFIFAIGLTVANVPEGLLPTVTLALAASAKKMVSKNALIKKLSGVETLGSTTIICTDKTGTLTKNEMTVRKIWIPCEIIEVTGAGYTPEGEFLHKGHEIGYDEMKELKLLMRTSAFCNDAKLIPPKKEGGIWKILGDPTEASLLVAAAKSGFNLEEEIQRIPRIIELPFDSKRKSMSSIHQKEDKKVAYIKGAPKKIISLSSHISQNGKIRPFRDEEKEKIIKKHDELASQGLRILAMAYRNLPDDFTDYTPETVEKDMIFLGMMAMQDPPRPEVHDAVEQCHKAGIRIIMITGDYGLTARAIAEEIGIISGPCEIVKGKELTEMSDDEVGQLLKSGCDVIFARAIPEHKLRIASILEDEDEIVAMTGDGVNDAPALRKADIGIAMGITGTDVAKEASDMVLTDDNFASIVAAIKQGRNIFENIRKFIIYIFSHETAEIIPFVLTVLFGIPLPITVMQILAIDLGTDTVPALALGVGPSEADVMDIPPRSRKERLLNREVLFRGYIYLGLIKTTLVMSGYFWVLYNGGWQFGQELSFSDPLYIKATTMVFAGIVTAQMGNLLGCQSSRTSVFKIGLFKNRWIPIGIAFMAIVIFSIIYIPYLQDIFNTTALGLNEWLYLITFAPIMFFADELRKYIVRTRG from the coding sequence ATGGATCAAAACAGCCCATCCTCCGAAGAGTTAGATATTTTTAAATTATCTCCTGAAGAAGTTTATTCTAATCTTGGTACTTCCAAAGAGGGAATAAGTGAAGCTGAAGCTGAAAAAAGACTTGAAATATATGGACCTAATCAGATAGAAGAATTCAAACAAAAACCATTAATTTTTAAATTTTTAGAAAATTTTTATAATATACTTGCCCTTCTTTTATGGGCTGCAAGCGTTTTAGCTTTTATTGCTGGAATATTCCAATTAGGATTTGCTATTATTGGTGTAATTGTTATTAATGCTCTTTTCAGTTTTTGGCAGGAATATGAAGCAGAAAAAGCGACTGAAGCCCTGAAAAAAATTCTTCCATCTACTGCAAAGGTGATAAGAGAAGGAAAAGAAAGTAAAATCCTTGCTTCGTCACTCGTTCCTGGCGATATTATTGTACTTGAGGAAGGAGACAATATTTCTGCTGATTCACGGCTTGTGGAAGCATTTCAGCTCAAAGTTGATAATTCAACACTTACTGGAGAATCTAGGCCAGTGCGTAAAGAATCTGAAGGTATGAGTGGTGAGAATCATTCCTTTGTCGAGATGCATAATCTTGTTTTTGCTGGTACCAGTGTTGCTGCTGGTTCTGGGAAAGCTGTAGTTTTTGCAACTGGAACTAAAACTGAGTTTAACAAGATTGCAACGCTTACTCAGTCCGTAAAAGAAGTACAAAGTCCTTTACAAAAAGAAATTAGTAAATTAGCTAGAATGATTGCAGCTATAGCTATTTTAATGGGATTTACATTGTTTATGGTTAATGTTTTTGTAATAGATTTTCCTCTTGAATTGGCATTCATTTTTGCCATAGGATTAACCGTTGCAAACGTGCCGGAGGGACTATTACCTACTGTTACCCTTGCACTTGCTGCTTCAGCTAAAAAAATGGTTTCAAAAAATGCCCTCATAAAAAAACTATCCGGCGTTGAAACCTTAGGCTCAACAACCATAATCTGCACCGATAAAACAGGTACACTTACTAAAAATGAGATGACTGTGCGTAAAATATGGATTCCCTGCGAAATAATTGAAGTTACAGGAGCAGGGTATACGCCTGAAGGTGAATTTTTACATAAAGGCCATGAAATTGGCTATGATGAGATGAAAGAGCTTAAATTGCTTATGAGAACCTCAGCATTTTGTAATGATGCCAAACTCATACCTCCAAAAAAAGAAGGAGGGATATGGAAAATATTAGGAGACCCAACAGAAGCATCATTACTTGTTGCAGCAGCAAAAAGCGGTTTTAATTTAGAAGAGGAAATTCAAAGAATTCCCAGGATAATTGAGCTTCCATTTGATTCTAAAAGGAAATCTATGAGCTCAATTCACCAGAAAGAAGATAAAAAAGTAGCTTATATTAAAGGAGCTCCAAAAAAAATTATTTCACTTAGTAGCCATATCTCCCAAAATGGAAAAATCAGGCCATTTAGAGATGAAGAGAAAGAGAAAATAATTAAAAAGCATGATGAACTTGCAAGTCAGGGGCTTAGAATTCTTGCAATGGCATATAGAAATTTACCAGATGATTTCACTGATTACACACCGGAAACTGTTGAAAAAGACATGATTTTTTTGGGCATGATGGCCATGCAGGATCCTCCTCGTCCAGAGGTTCATGATGCCGTAGAACAGTGCCATAAGGCCGGAATTCGAATTATAATGATAACAGGAGACTATGGCCTTACAGCAAGAGCTATAGCTGAAGAAATAGGGATTATTAGCGGGCCATGTGAGATTGTTAAAGGTAAAGAACTAACTGAAATGTCTGATGATGAAGTTGGGCAATTGCTCAAGTCTGGATGCGATGTGATATTTGCAAGAGCCATTCCAGAACATAAACTTAGAATTGCCAGCATACTTGAAGATGAAGATGAAATAGTGGCAATGACAGGGGATGGTGTTAATGATGCTCCAGCACTTAGAAAAGCAGATATTGGAATTGCTATGGGAATAACAGGTACAGATGTTGCAAAAGAAGCTTCTGATATGGTTTTAACTGATGATAACTTCGCTTCAATTGTAGCTGCCATTAAACAAGGTAGAAACATTTTTGAAAATATCAGAAAGTTTATTATATACATTTTTTCTCACGAAACCGCAGAAATTATCCCATTTGTCCTTACGGTATTATTTGGGATTCCTCTTCCGATTACAGTGATGCAGATACTTGCGATTGACCTAGGGACTGATACTGTTCCTGCACTTGCTCTTGGTGTTGGGCCTTCAGAAGCCGATGTAATGGATATACCTCCCCGTTCTCGTAAAGAACGCCTATTAAATCGTGAAGTACTATTTAGAGGATATATCTACCTTGGGTTAATCAAAACAACTTTAGTAATGTCAGGATACTTTTGGGTTTTATATAATGGTGGATGGCAATTTGGGCAAGAACTATCCTTTTCAGATCCACTTTATATAAAAGCAACTACCATGGTGTTTGCAGGTATCGTAACAGCGCAGATGGGTAACCTTTTAGGGTGTCAAAGCTCAAGAACATCTGTTTTTAAAATAGGGCTTTTTAAAAATAGGTGGATACCTATAGGAATTGCTTTTATGGCCATTGTAATTTTCTCCATAATATATATTCCCTATCTCCAAGATATATTCAATACAACTGCCCTCGGACTAAATGAATGGCTTTATTTAATCACATTTGCTCCTATAATGTTTTTTGCAGATGAATTAAGAAAATACATTGTAAGAACTCGTGGTTAA
- a CDS encoding heavy metal-binding domain-containing protein, producing MVSNEEIQRRLEARREGISEETSTDFEINEILEDIIIVSSNYIPGYEIIETRGFCYGLTVRSRGVGGQIGAGLRSLVGGEIKEYVRMMEESRDQSLYRMIDHARQMGANAIISVRYDSNEVSNVMQEILAYGTAVVAAPK from the coding sequence ATGGTATCAAATGAAGAAATACAGAGAAGACTTGAAGCAAGAAGAGAAGGAATTTCAGAAGAAACATCTACTGATTTTGAAATAAACGAAATTTTAGAGGATATTATCATTGTAAGTTCCAATTACATTCCAGGATATGAGATTATTGAGACCCGCGGGTTCTGTTATGGGCTTACTGTCCGAAGCAGAGGTGTTGGAGGACAGATTGGTGCAGGATTAAGATCTCTCGTTGGTGGAGAAATAAAGGAATACGTTAGAATGATGGAAGAGTCAAGAGATCAGTCCCTTTATCGGATGATTGACCATGCCAGGCAAATGGGCGCAAATGCCATAATAAGCGTTCGTTATGACTCAAATGAAGTATCAAATGTAATGCAGGAAATTTTAGCCTACGGAACAGCAGTTGTTGCTGCGCCAAAATAA
- a CDS encoding ion channel — protein sequence MFVIFRLLRERLPKIIHERMTRIFILIFGVIAYGTIGFHLIEGQPWIVSFYWTFVTIGTVGYGDYSPETNIGMFFTISLIILGIGSFAIAIESIVEFLVQRQQMRLMGLINVKKTEHVVICGWTESTEECIKEIGKGNEIFVI from the coding sequence ATGTTTGTAATATTCAGATTATTAAGAGAACGCTTACCTAAAATAATCCATGAACGAATGACACGTATTTTTATTTTAATTTTTGGAGTTATTGCTTATGGAACCATTGGATTTCATCTAATTGAAGGGCAGCCATGGATTGTATCATTTTACTGGACATTTGTTACTATTGGAACAGTAGGGTATGGTGATTACAGTCCTGAAACAAATATTGGAATGTTTTTTACAATTTCATTGATAATTTTAGGTATTGGTAGTTTTGCAATTGCTATTGAGTCAATAGTTGAATTTTTAGTACAAAGACAGCAAATGCGATTAATGGGGTTGATTAATGTGAAAAAAACAGAACATGTGGTGATATGTGGCTGGACTGAAAGCACAGAGGAATGTATAAAAGAAATTGGGAAGGGAAATGAGATTTTTGTGATTG